The Bacteroidales bacterium genomic sequence TGGCGAACTTATAGCCAGAAAGAAATCGATTACATCGAGGAAAACCAGGGTCTATACAGAGCCTTTGAGTTCAAATGGTCACCTAAAAAACAGGGCAAACTGCCTGCTGATTTTATTGATGCTTATTCGAACCCCGAATTCGTGACCGTCAACCCTGAGAATTTTGGAGAAGTATTATATCAGATATAGATATTCCCCAACTTCGGGGAGCAGCAAAATCTCTTTTCACCCGGGTATATCATTAATTTGTGATATCTTCCACATAAAATTCAATAGCATTCAACCTGCAACCATCAAATGCACAATCAATTATCAAATAATCATACAGGTGAACTGGCTGAGGTGTTCCGCGATGTTTCATCACACCTGCTTGTCTCCGGCATCATTCGTGACCAACTGACCACCAATTTAGATGTCAGGGAAGAGGCATTGAAGGGGCTTGACTTTACGGGTTTCACCAGGATCCTCGATATAGGATGCGGTTTTGGTTTTTTTACTGGCGGACTGGCCGGAAGGCTAAGCCGGAAAGCTGAAGTAACCGGTATCGACCTGCATGAAAAATACAGGAAATATTACCTTGCGACAGCGGAAAAGGCCGGGATTAAAGGTAAATTCATCTCTGAAGATATTTCCATCATTAACGACTTCAATGAAAGAACCTACGATCTGATCCTTTGCAGTTATGCCCTTTATTTCTTTCCAGAGCATATCCATCACATTTCCAGGATTCTGAAAGACCATGGGCTGCTCGTTGTCATTACACATTCCTGCCCTCATATGAAGGAGCTTACTTATCTTGTCAAAGAAATCCTGGCTTCTGAGAATTTTTCATACGATAGCCTGCTTCCTTATGAAATGCTGATCAACCGGTTTTGCGATTATAACGGTAATGATGTGCTTTCCCCTTTCTTCAGGATTGTAAGACGTAAAGAATTCCGCAGCGAAATATTATTCGACCGTTCGGATTTCGGCAAATTTGTCGAATATTTCCGTTTTAAGATACCATTTTTCATTCCTTCCGGGAAAGGTAATGAGAAAAAACTTACCGATAAAATATTGAATACGGTTAAAAACCTGGTCGACCTGGAAGGATGCTTCCATATCACAAAGGATGATACCATATTTGTCTGTTCCAAGCCGTTGAATATAAATAAAGAATGAAACCTGCCAAACGGAAATTTTGCCCCTATTGCGGCCAGCATTTGAAGATCAGGCCTGAAGGTGAAGTACTCAGGGATTATTGTGAGCATTGTAAAAAATTCTTTTATGATAATCCTTTGCCGGTTGTCTCTTCTATTGTCGTTAATGACCGGAATGTGCTGCTCGTAAAAAGAAAACATGATCCCAATAAAGGGGAATGGTGCCTGCCCATGGGTTTCGCTGAAACCGGCGAGAGTATCGAAGCTGCCGCCCTGAGAGAACTTCTGGAAGAAACCGGAATACATGGCAAAATTATCGACCTGACAGATGTGGTTTCCGGCTATAGTAAAATGTACGGCGACCTGA encodes the following:
- a CDS encoding class I SAM-dependent methyltransferase — translated: MHNQLSNNHTGELAEVFRDVSSHLLVSGIIRDQLTTNLDVREEALKGLDFTGFTRILDIGCGFGFFTGGLAGRLSRKAEVTGIDLHEKYRKYYLATAEKAGIKGKFISEDISIINDFNERTYDLILCSYALYFFPEHIHHISRILKDHGLLVVITHSCPHMKELTYLVKEILASENFSYDSLLPYEMLINRFCDYNGNDVLSPFFRIVRRKEFRSEILFDRSDFGKFVEYFRFKIPFFIPSGKGNEKKLTDKILNTVKNLVDLEGCFHITKDDTIFVCSKPLNINKE